From the Bdellovibrio reynosensis genome, one window contains:
- a CDS encoding class I SAM-dependent methyltransferase, with protein MNMIKNRLEKNFKKLKAWSERHQIEAFRLYDRDIPEYPYIVDIYKDKYVVYDKSDFVKDKDKNHLPHVLQALQELFNCSESDVVIKKRERQEGLKQYEKMDMRNETFLVRESQAQLKVNLHDYLDTGLFLDHRPMRQKIFKTAQNKKFLNLFCYTGSVSVFAALAGAQTTSVDMSQTYLRWAQENFENNEINLTPHNFINSDVLDWLRLNKNQKAFDIIFLDPPTFSNSKKMEDSFEVERDQDFLVDACMSMLLPGGTLYFSNNKRKFKLSDKVLSTYTVKDITEESIPQDFHDKKIHNCFEIKNK; from the coding sequence ATGAACATGATTAAAAATCGCCTGGAAAAGAACTTTAAAAAGCTTAAAGCCTGGTCCGAGCGCCATCAAATCGAAGCCTTCCGCCTTTATGACCGTGATATCCCTGAATATCCCTATATCGTCGACATCTATAAAGACAAATACGTAGTCTACGATAAGTCTGATTTTGTAAAAGACAAAGACAAAAACCATCTTCCCCACGTGCTTCAAGCATTGCAGGAACTTTTCAATTGTTCCGAATCCGACGTCGTCATCAAAAAAAGAGAACGCCAGGAAGGTTTAAAACAGTACGAAAAAATGGATATGCGTAACGAGACTTTTCTTGTGCGCGAATCGCAAGCCCAATTGAAGGTAAATCTTCATGATTACTTGGATACGGGTTTGTTTTTAGATCACCGCCCTATGCGCCAGAAAATATTTAAAACTGCGCAGAATAAAAAGTTTCTGAATCTTTTTTGCTATACGGGATCTGTCAGTGTGTTTGCTGCTTTAGCCGGAGCCCAAACCACCAGTGTAGATATGTCACAAACTTATTTACGATGGGCCCAAGAAAACTTTGAAAACAACGAAATCAATTTAACTCCCCATAATTTTATTAATTCTGATGTTTTGGATTGGTTGCGACTTAACAAAAATCAGAAGGCCTTTGATATTATTTTTTTAGATCCTCCGACGTTTTCAAACTCAAAGAAAATGGAAGACAGCTTCGAGGTAGAACGTGATCAGGACTTCTTAGTAGATGCCTGCATGTCGATGTTATTGCCAGGAGGCACTCTTTATTTTTCAAATAACAAACGGAAATTTAAATTATCCGACAAAGTTTTGTCGACCTACACTGTGAAAGACATCACTGAAGAAAGCATCCCACAGGATTTCCACGACAAAAAAATTCACAACTGTTTTGAGATTAAAAACAAGTAA
- the speE gene encoding polyamine aminopropyltransferase codes for MNALGRHILVEFSGCNAEVLNDVSIIERSMIEAAQIAGATVINSTFHHFSPWGVSGVVVIQESHLAIHTWPEYRYAAVDLFTCGDSVDPWVSFEHLKKAFQANYSAIEMNRGSLHVIKKSDFQPQHIRTKPSFDLEKGFQIERNVWFTDKDENQALSLRYTGEVLFDETNPFQRVRVLDSYSHGKFLAINNMVMCTERDEFHYHEMISHPIMQAHGNAKNILVIGGGDGGTIRELFKYNQVEKVTMVEIDESVIRASKEHLPNIASEFGNSKLNLIIGDGIQFVKEAAANSYDVIIVDGSDPVGPAQGLFTAEFYNNCKNALKEGGMIITQGESPMFHEGTFVELNQCLKGIFGKSQVHTMLFHATTYPSGMWSLQMGVKGNTHPAKDFNKDKARQFSNDKSLKYYNEDLHAAAFALPTFVRKMLGENA; via the coding sequence GTGAACGCTTTGGGTCGTCATATCCTTGTTGAGTTTTCTGGCTGTAACGCTGAAGTTTTGAACGACGTTTCTATCATCGAAAGAAGCATGATTGAGGCGGCACAAATCGCGGGCGCTACTGTTATTAATTCAACTTTCCACCACTTCTCTCCATGGGGTGTAAGCGGTGTGGTTGTGATTCAAGAAAGCCACTTGGCGATTCATACTTGGCCTGAATACCGATACGCAGCGGTGGACTTATTCACATGCGGTGATTCAGTAGATCCTTGGGTTTCTTTCGAACACCTTAAGAAAGCTTTCCAAGCTAACTACTCTGCGATTGAAATGAACCGTGGTTCGCTTCACGTCATTAAAAAATCTGATTTCCAACCTCAGCATATTCGCACTAAACCTTCCTTCGATTTAGAAAAAGGCTTCCAAATCGAGCGCAATGTGTGGTTCACAGATAAAGACGAAAACCAGGCGTTGTCCTTGCGTTACACTGGCGAAGTTTTGTTTGATGAAACAAATCCGTTCCAACGCGTGCGCGTTTTAGATTCTTATTCCCACGGCAAATTCCTAGCGATCAACAACATGGTGATGTGTACAGAGCGTGATGAATTTCATTATCATGAAATGATCTCTCACCCGATTATGCAGGCCCATGGAAACGCGAAAAATATTCTGGTCATCGGTGGTGGCGACGGCGGAACCATTCGTGAGCTTTTCAAATACAACCAGGTTGAAAAAGTGACGATGGTTGAAATTGATGAATCTGTGATCCGTGCTTCGAAAGAACATCTTCCTAATATCGCTAGCGAATTCGGTAACTCTAAGTTGAATTTGATCATCGGTGACGGGATCCAATTCGTAAAAGAAGCGGCGGCAAACTCTTACGACGTTATTATCGTAGATGGTTCTGACCCAGTAGGACCTGCGCAAGGTCTTTTCACTGCAGAGTTTTACAACAACTGTAAAAACGCTCTTAAAGAGGGCGGCATGATCATCACTCAAGGTGAGTCACCAATGTTCCATGAAGGCACTTTTGTTGAATTAAATCAGTGCCTAAAAGGTATTTTCGGTAAATCCCAAGTACACACGATGCTTTTCCACGCGACAACTTACCCGTCTGGAATGTGGAGTTTGCAAATGGGTGTTAAGGGCAACACACACCCAGCTAAAGACTTCAATAAAGACAAAGCGCGCCAATTTTCAAACGATAAATCTTTGAAATATTATAACGAAGATTTGCACGCAGCAGCTTTCGCGTTACCTACCTTTGTACGTAAGATGCTAGGCGAAAACGCTTAA
- a CDS encoding PAS domain-containing hybrid sensor histidine kinase/response regulator — protein MTESVFEALLDSNAVIEFDARGYILWANQNFLNLFGYAFEEIVGRHHSMFLPEFQNHELSYLEMWTQLANGHSQAGEFRRVTKFGEPIWIQGAYTPVRNAHGKVVKIVKMAMDITEKKTLAEHLEKKNRELLSTAAKAKAATHAKSIFLANMSHEIRTPLNSIIGITDTLAETSLDDQQANFVEILQRANNQLMTIINDILDLSKVEAGEIELKLIPFELKKLLDELVSVLGFRAKEKGLQLKLSVDADLDTFFIGDIDRLRQVLMNLVNNAIKFTHTGEITLRVAKNHTSRPGNILFCVADTGIGIQKSKFKDIFKPFTQADSATNRRYGGTGLGLSITKNIVELMSGQIWLESEPNTGSVFYFTASMPVTTERKTQMHNPFQGRYKLSDLSHTIIDSRLKILVVDDVDDNRNLFGIYLQNSIHQISYAESGVEAVNMAKEQRYDIIFMDVQMPEMDGYEATRQIRDFEAFTGRTPSHIFACTANAFSEDVAKSLQSGCDMHLSKPIRKDTLIKAIKSTFTAEPHPTFRDATTA, from the coding sequence ATGACTGAGTCCGTTTTTGAAGCTTTACTAGATTCTAATGCTGTCATCGAATTCGATGCCCGCGGTTATATTCTGTGGGCAAATCAGAATTTTCTGAACCTATTTGGATACGCGTTTGAAGAAATTGTAGGCAGACATCATTCGATGTTCTTACCAGAATTTCAGAATCATGAACTGTCGTATTTAGAAATGTGGACTCAACTTGCCAATGGACATAGTCAAGCCGGAGAGTTCCGAAGAGTCACCAAATTCGGTGAGCCTATTTGGATTCAAGGAGCGTACACTCCAGTGCGCAATGCTCACGGAAAAGTCGTTAAGATCGTAAAAATGGCCATGGATATTACTGAGAAAAAAACCTTGGCTGAACACTTAGAAAAGAAAAATCGCGAGCTGCTTTCGACAGCAGCCAAGGCCAAAGCTGCAACTCATGCGAAATCCATTTTCTTAGCAAACATGAGTCATGAAATTCGAACTCCATTAAATTCAATTATTGGTATTACCGATACTCTTGCTGAGACTTCTTTAGACGATCAGCAAGCAAACTTCGTCGAAATTTTGCAAAGAGCGAACAATCAGTTGATGACTATTATCAATGATATTTTAGATCTTTCAAAAGTAGAGGCCGGCGAAATCGAATTAAAACTCATCCCTTTTGAACTTAAAAAACTTTTAGATGAGTTGGTTTCTGTTCTTGGTTTTAGAGCAAAAGAAAAAGGATTGCAGTTAAAACTTTCTGTAGACGCTGATCTAGACACTTTTTTTATCGGCGACATCGATCGTCTGCGCCAAGTTTTAATGAACTTAGTTAATAACGCGATTAAATTTACTCACACAGGTGAAATCACGTTAAGAGTGGCAAAGAACCACACATCGCGCCCAGGAAATATTTTATTCTGTGTGGCTGACACCGGAATTGGCATTCAGAAATCTAAATTTAAAGATATCTTTAAACCTTTTACGCAAGCCGATTCTGCGACAAACCGCCGGTATGGCGGCACGGGCCTTGGATTATCGATCACAAAAAACATCGTTGAGCTTATGAGCGGTCAGATTTGGCTAGAAAGCGAACCGAACACAGGAAGTGTATTTTACTTCACAGCTTCTATGCCGGTCACGACAGAGCGTAAAACGCAAATGCACAACCCGTTTCAGGGTCGTTATAAGTTAAGTGATTTATCTCATACTATTATTGATTCACGGCTAAAGATTTTAGTCGTTGATGACGTTGACGATAACCGCAATCTTTTTGGTATCTACTTACAAAACAGCATTCACCAAATTAGCTATGCTGAAAGCGGGGTTGAAGCAGTCAACATGGCCAAAGAACAACGTTACGATATTATCTTTATGGACGTGCAAATGCCTGAAATGGATGGCTATGAGGCCACCAGACAAATTCGTGACTTTGAAGCCTTCACCGGTCGAACTCCGTCGCATATTTTTGCGTGTACAGCGAATGCGTTTTCAGAAGATGTCGCGAAGAGCTTGCAATCGGGTTGCGATATGCACTTATCAAAACCAATTCGTAAAGACACATTGATCAAAGCGATCAAATCAACTTTTACGGCTGAACCCCACCCGACCTTCAGGGATGCAACAACAGCCTAG
- a CDS encoding Bd3614 family nucleic acid deaminase → MFTEKRAENIAFLLNKPDMDLAFVEYQGVVYYAHYPKGHLAPSSAVVKLLQGLFDCFLDHSFFILRQRIYSTDALSEMCKGMLKVVAKRASELVKPQDHKIEIVVKFQDVGGIDPVVSVSQLNDENKISLAEIQSLSLFQSAKDSHSYFDFTKILATKVRRGEILHDYDRNIAAILVDKEQRLLSYGINSNSKNKTLHAEVNLIQKYFELSKGRKIPVGAKIFSTHKPCKMCAGMIYHWSENPMAIEVLYGIEESGGLSRHTVLDRFKLNRAIIAP, encoded by the coding sequence ATGTTCACTGAAAAAAGGGCTGAAAATATAGCATTTTTACTTAACAAACCCGATATGGATTTGGCCTTCGTCGAATATCAGGGTGTAGTTTATTATGCCCATTATCCAAAGGGTCACCTTGCGCCATCGTCCGCTGTAGTAAAACTGCTGCAAGGCTTATTTGATTGTTTCTTGGATCACAGTTTTTTTATTCTGCGCCAACGGATTTACTCAACTGACGCCTTAAGCGAAATGTGCAAGGGAATGCTTAAGGTGGTAGCGAAAAGGGCTAGCGAACTTGTAAAACCTCAAGACCATAAAATAGAAATCGTAGTTAAATTTCAAGACGTGGGCGGAATAGATCCTGTCGTTTCTGTTTCTCAGCTGAATGATGAGAATAAAATCTCTTTAGCTGAAATTCAAAGTTTAAGTCTTTTTCAATCCGCAAAAGACAGTCACAGTTATTTTGATTTCACTAAGATATTAGCAACCAAAGTTCGTCGCGGTGAAATTCTGCATGACTATGATCGCAATATTGCAGCGATTTTAGTTGATAAAGAACAACGCCTTTTAAGTTACGGCATCAATTCCAATTCGAAGAATAAAACCTTGCATGCAGAAGTGAACTTGATCCAGAAATATTTCGAGCTTTCAAAAGGTAGAAAAATTCCTGTTGGCGCAAAAATATTTTCAACCCACAAGCCTTGTAAAATGTGTGCCGGGATGATTTACCATTGGAGTGAAAACCCTATGGCGATTGAAGTCCTTTACGGCATTGAAGAATCCGGCGGACTTTCCCGTCACACGGTTCTTGATCGGTTTAAACTCAATAGAGCCATCATCGCTCCTTAA
- a CDS encoding polysaccharide deacetylase family protein, whose protein sequence is MFRNWQSLSMSALLTVSMAIPTLAQAAPKVPRPTQYVMVGFDGGLNLTQWQATRAFAADMAKNKKPINFTYFISGVYLLREANRHFYAPPKHDVGYSQIGFGANIADISARIDMINDSFIEGHEIASRANGNFNGMEDLWNQADWESEFRQWNDFIFGAYFNNGISPNTKYPQGYALSEKDIVGFRAPYLAPNEATYPALKAMNMKYDVSTKGEMTVWPNKDQSNIWRIHVPMIELAGTGRRITGMDYNFYAVNSGAKEDLANREVYRKQMVQSYMNYFNLNYYGRRAPVTLGHHLAQYNGGAYWDALKDFTSTVCGMPEVKCVSYKAYVTWLDTLTPDVFKAYRSGQFDMMPRPRR, encoded by the coding sequence ATGTTCCGTAATTGGCAATCGCTCTCTATGAGCGCGCTTCTGACCGTTTCTATGGCGATCCCTACTTTAGCGCAAGCTGCGCCGAAGGTGCCAAGACCGACACAATACGTGATGGTGGGATTTGATGGTGGCCTCAACCTAACTCAATGGCAGGCGACCCGTGCATTTGCCGCTGATATGGCGAAAAATAAAAAGCCTATCAACTTTACTTACTTTATTAGCGGCGTTTACCTTCTTCGCGAAGCCAACCGTCACTTCTATGCTCCACCGAAACATGATGTGGGTTATTCACAAATTGGTTTTGGCGCGAACATCGCTGATATCTCTGCTCGTATTGACATGATCAATGATTCTTTCATCGAAGGCCATGAGATCGCTTCACGCGCCAACGGCAACTTCAACGGTATGGAAGATCTTTGGAACCAAGCTGACTGGGAATCTGAGTTCCGCCAATGGAACGACTTTATTTTCGGCGCATACTTTAATAACGGAATCTCTCCGAACACGAAGTATCCTCAAGGTTATGCTTTAAGCGAAAAAGACATCGTGGGTTTCCGTGCGCCTTACTTGGCTCCGAATGAGGCTACATATCCAGCTTTAAAGGCAATGAACATGAAATACGACGTTTCAACTAAGGGTGAAATGACCGTATGGCCAAATAAAGACCAATCAAACATCTGGCGCATTCACGTTCCAATGATCGAATTAGCCGGAACAGGCCGTCGCATCACTGGCATGGACTATAATTTCTATGCAGTGAACTCTGGCGCGAAAGAAGATCTGGCAAACCGCGAAGTTTATCGCAAACAAATGGTTCAATCTTACATGAACTATTTCAACTTAAACTACTACGGACGTCGTGCTCCTGTGACTTTGGGTCACCATTTGGCTCAATACAACGGTGGAGCTTACTGGGATGCTTTAAAAGACTTCACGTCTACAGTTTGTGGTATGCCTGAAGTAAAATGCGTCAGCTACAAAGCTTACGTAACTTGGTTAGACACTCTGACTCCGGACGTATTCAAAGCGTACCGCTCTGGTCAGTTCGATATGATGCCTCGCCCACGCCGCTAA